From the genome of Nicotiana tabacum cultivar K326 chromosome 17, ASM71507v2, whole genome shotgun sequence:
ATCAAACTGTTGAGTCCCACATCACTGGGATGTGTAGTTGTTGGGTTCCGTATATGGTCTTGATAATCCTCACCTCATGAGCTAGCTGTGGTTGAGTTAAATCCAAAGTCCATTATCATGGTATTGACGTCAGATCCATcctaatttattattattgatgttggcTCCCATTTCAGTTGTCCACGCTCAAGTTTGCATCGTGAGAGGAATTAGTCTTAAGTTGTTTTgacaaactgattttctttttgaaatatttaacaTTTTGTAGAACCTATTTAgttataaaagttaaactctttCTTTATTGTGTTATTCTATCGAGACCACACACCCTTAAAAATCAGTGCATACCCTTAATTTAAATCAAAGCATCACTTCATTCAAAATAAAAGCCACTAAGGCACCAATGATGTATGTGAATTAAGGACTTATGCGAGTTAAAGCATAGCAATTACTACCATATTTGATTCTCTAATTTTGGTGCTTTGCACTAATCTTGATTTCTTGTTTCATGCATACAACAAGGTGTGGTTGCAACAATTTCAAATAGTTAAAGTTCATTGGAGATGGATATTAATTAAAGTTTATTGGAGAACAATTATGAATGACTAATACGTGGCTCCGTTGCTAATTTTGCCTTTGGCGTAAACGAAGCTTTCCAAATCTGTAGTCACGTTCAACTAAAAAGCCAACCGGGAAAAGCAAAATTCCATGTTCTCTAAGTTGTAACAATAGTTAGTCATCAATTAATTTAAATGTTGATACTTCTTATGTTTCAATTTGTTCACATTTGCCTAAATCTTGGTAATCAAGAATTATTCCGTACCTAATGGTAACCCACGAAACAATTAAACCTTGGGTTCTAAATAGTGATAAAGCCAGAATTtacattaaaaagttaaaatataaacaaataaacTTACAAAGAAGTCAAAGGGTAttaatatatagtatatatacattcAAGGAAAAAAATTACCTAGCAACATATTAAAATTAATTGGTTGACAACTCCTTAATATATATATGGCTCCGCCGCTGGCTCTAAAATTTGTGCACTCCTATAGATGATGGGGCACTATCtcattttctaaatttttaatattataatttctgcacaaattcatttcaaaacaaataatgCTTATTTAACTTCCTTACAAAATGACTAAAAAGTgtaaaattttgattttaataaaGTAGAAAATGTGTCTGTCATTCAAAAAGCgttgaaagaaaaacaaaaactaaaaaattacTCAAAAGGAAAGAGGACTGGTCCCAGGTAGAAGAGACtatttttttctttggtttttgtTTACTTCCAAAGACATCAGGACAGAGAGTATATATGCTCTCTTTGACAATTCCAAGGTTGGATTTTTTCCTATATTAAACATCGTAAGGATTTCGATGAAACATTAAACGGGAATTGCGTTAAAGTTTATAAATTTTGCACTCTTTCGCTTTGGGTCACTTTCGTAATCCTCCAGATCAGCAACTTCAGGTTCGATTCAGAATTTAAACCTTTTTTTTGTCTTCAGATATGTTTTTAGAGCATATTTAAGTAAATTCTGCGTCTTTTTAGGATAATATTTGAATATTATCTATGTTTTAGAGCATTTTAAAGcaatttttgaaattatttctcTTTTAGGAACTATGGaagatttgaatttgaacttACTACTATAGACCAAGTGAACTAATTAATAAAGATTTATTAACATTTGGAATAGAATGAAAGGAAAATTGGGAACTTTACTCAAGTTTTAGTAATTGCAAAGTACAATAAATCTTCGTGAACATGTGTAATAGAATGAAGGGGAAAATGGGAACTTTACTCCAGTAAAGTGTTAGTAATTGCAAAGTACTGATCTTTTTTACTTTCTGGTTGTAGGTTGTTGGCCAAATTGCCATAAAAATAGTGAATTTCTAATGTGGAGCGCTTGAAATATTTGAACTCACATTTGGGCTAAGCAGATGTTAGTAAACTCATTGCAGATTCTTCTTTCTGGTTGTGAAACTACTGCTAAAGGATTGTGACTTAAGATGGGGACGCCTATGAAGcgaaggttttaatatttgaaGTATTTTAAGGGTCTTTATTCATATAGGCATCCTTGTAGTTTGGGATTGAGGCGTGATTGATTTTGATTGGTTGATCCatttatttattgttaaaagTGGTAATGAGCTTAGCTTACTGTTGAATATCTACAGCCCAATCTCAAGAAGACGGAATGAAACGATGAGGCTTTTTGTGACTACTTTTATTGGAGTTGTATTTGGGTTTTTCCTTGGTGTAACCTTTCCTACAATTTCATTGACCAAGGCAAGGGGATCTACTTTTGATAATGAATTTGATATAATCGTATTTAATGTGCCATTTTTCTTTTAAGGTATCAGTTGAATAAGAGCTGATAAGGTAATGTGCTTGTGGATTTCAATTTTGCAGCTGCCCTTACCTACTAATCTTTTCCAATCAATTGATCTAACTATAGAGGACAAGTACTCAGGCCTCTCAACTCAAGCTTTATTAAATGTCTTGAATTCCCTAAAAGGACGCGGTGGCAGTTCACACAAGAATAATGACCCAAAGGTATTTTACTTGTCACTCATATACGATTGCACATCTAATTTTGGAAGTTTATAGACAACTGCTGTTCGATATTTATGCTATTTGTGGCAATCTAGCAGATTTGGGTTCCGTCAAATCCCAGAGGTGCCAAGAGGTTACCACCCGGTATCGTAGCATCTGAGTCTGATCTTTATACTCGGAGGTTATGGGGTCTGCCCAGTGAGGTTTGTCAATTCAGCGGTGATTCTAATTTGATGCACTCGGTTGATTTTTTCTTATATTTGGTAACAGCTACCAGTTCACGTTATGCAAATTGATGGcatgatttgagacttgatatACAAATAATTTAATCCATGTATTAACACATTGCTGATACCCTCTTTGTTCCATAATCCCTTTCATGGAATTAACCATTTTTTGAAGTTGATTTCTGGATATTAGTTGATTCTCCAGTAGTTGCTCAGTCGAACAAAAATATTGAAGGAACTGCTGAAGTGGGCTAAAGACATACTTGCATCCTTCTGGTTTCTGGTGCTCAAACAAACATTTTGCTATAGATTGCCATATAGTGTTGGACACTGAAATTTATGCTATCCCGCTATGATGACTGATAAGAACTGTTTCAAGGGCAGCTAAATATGATTTTAGGATGCCATTAACGATGTCcatgtctctctctctctattttccTTCCCTTTTTCTTTGGGATGAGAAAACATAACGATTACTATATCTCTCTATGATAATCAGCTTCATTGTTGATATGCAGGACTTGATCATCAAACCAAGGTACCTTGTGACCTTCACAGTCGGCCTCAAGCAGAAGAGTAACATTGATGCAGCAGTGAAAAAGGTTGTGCCCAAGCCTCTCTAGCTTTTTTTCCTTGTACTTGCTATTGTGAGCCCTGCTCTGTCATTTTCAGGGGTTCTTTTATTCATGGATAAGGGATCAGAAGCGTGACTAATactctctccctttcaagttgtttGAACCTTTTCGGATTACGAGGGTCTAATTGACTAATTCTCGGTGTGAATTCGGACATAGATTCTTTAAGCTTATTGAAATAAATTTACATATTTAGAAACTACATAAAAGGTACTACAAGTCACAGTagttaacaattcaaaatatttaaaaactatttgCAAAAAACATGGTCAAAGAAAACCTCGTTTGGCTCCCCAAATAGTAATAGGTTCATTCTTTTAtaaacagagggagtatatgCTTGTAACTTTTGCACCATAAAATTCAGTCCTTCACTCATCTCATTCAGATGAGACTGTGTTTGAGGGACCGGGATTGGACTTCTGATAAGGGCAATTTTACCTTCCTTTGCTAATTCCACTAGCCCCACCTCCCATCTCAAAAGAGTTTTCATGTCATGTTTTtgcttcattttttgtttttgggtttATTGTTttgcttccccccccccccctttttttttttccagcaTAGTCTTGTCTTGTTTTATGTGCTATCCTCGCTGTTCTTATGTATAATGTTTTCCTTAGTCTGTGTTGCATGCATGCTAGTTTATTGGTGAAGCTCTGCAAATCATTTAACACATCAGTGAATAATTACTTTTTTCCCGACAAAGAATCAATCTTATCGTCAATCCCACTTTTAATCTCATTACGAATTAGGGTTACCAGAGATGAGCGAAAAGATAGAAAGAAAACCTAGGTTAACAAAAAGGGTTGGTTTGCTGCCAACTTAGGTAGATTTAAGTCCAAAATTTTACTTATGTATCTCGGCATGCTTATTTTTCTGTACTGTAAACAGTTTTCAGAGAACTTTACGATTATGCTGTTTCACTATGATGGTCAAACAAGTGAATGGGATGACCTTGAGTGGTCAAAGCGGGCTATCCATGTCAGTACACCGAAACAAACTAAATGGTAACTATTattgtgaattcttttttatCCTCAATTATTCAACATTTTTGATGGATTTGTGGTAAGTATAAAGTTTATTCATTTTGTTGAAAGGTGGTATGCAAAACGTTTTCTGCATCCTGACATTGTAGCACCTTATGACTATATATTCATCTGGGATGAAGACTTGGGGCTTGAGAATTTTAATGCGGAGGAGTAAGTTATGATTATTCTCAGAGTCGTTTGTATCAATATGTTGAATTGTATGTGGATTCTTAAGGCTTCAATGCAACTGCAGATATATAAAGTTGGTGGCGAAACATGGTTTGGATATTTCCCAGCCTGGTTTAGCACCAAACAGTGGGTTGACGTGGCAAATGACAAAAGGGCGAAATGACACTGAAATTCACAAGTAGGGAACATAGTACTTGCATTATACCTACAACTGCTCTGATTAAAGCATCCCATGCACACATAGCTTGATctcatatacagtttattgctTCTGCTTACAGGGAAACAGAAGAAAGACCAGGCTGGTGCGCTGATCCACATTTGCCACCTTGTGCAGCGTATGGAATGCATGATATTTACCAATAACTACTGATGTCACTTTGTGTTTGGTGTCAATATTAACTGTTATTTCGTTGGCAATCAGATTTATTGAGATCATGGCACCTGTTTTCTCTCGAGAGGCCTGGCGGTGTGTTTGGCATATGATCCAGGTATCAATTATTAAATATCTTCCATTTATTGCAGCCAGCGAAAAAGAATATGGGGGCGAAGGGGGGAGGAGGATTGCTACCCATTTGGTTTCTTGATTCTTTATTGCAGAATGACTTGGTCCATGGGTGGGGTCTTGATTTTGCTCTTAGGAGATGTGTGGAGGTTAGTAGTATACTTTAAGATGTGTGGGacaaattcccatattttctgtTTCAAATGGTCTTTTTCCTAATAATGCTTTTGGATGAGCAGCCGGCACATGAAAAGATAGGAGTTGTAGATGCTCAGTGGGTTGTGCATCAAACTGTTCCATCACTTGGGAGCCAGGTATATCCAACTTTATCTTGTTGGAGTATATTAGACTAGCATGAAAGTTGGCTGTAATGATTATCTTATATTCTTATTTCGACAGGGTAAATCAGAGAATGGCAAGGCACCATGGGAAGGGGTATGTGCTGTATTTCATTCTCCTGTATACTGAAATTTGATCATGAAAAACTGATGATtaagaaaaatatgaataaaaaaaaactaataacaATTTGATCACCTTTTGAATTTGCATATGAATATGTCAAACCATGTTCGAAATCTTGTGTTCATACCCATACTTCCTAATCATGCATGATTCTGCATGTGTTTGTGTAATCTTGTTACAATGGAGTATGTTGATCTCTGATTATATGTCTAAGTCCAACTTCTATTTTGGTTCAGGTAAGAGAAAGGTGTAGAAGAGAATGGACAATGTTTCAGGATCGCATGGCTACTGCAGAGATGGCCTATTACAAGGCAATGGGAATTGATCCCCCTAATTCTACAACTACTTAGGTGGGACACTCACACGATTTAGAATGTTTGTAGGACGTCAAACGTTGTTTTTGTGTGCAAGTATCTAATGATGGTTTACAGTTCCAAGCGGGTAGAAAGAAATTTCTGTATTCTCCTTGTTTTTTGTTATTAGTAATATAATTCATTTTTGTGTCAGCCTCCTGATAACTTGTGTTTTATGCTTGTTTGAGTTCAAAGTCTTAACTCCTGTATAGGTACTTATTTCATATGGTCATGTTAACGTCTTGAAGATAATGTTGAGGATATCATCAGTACATGGTCATACTAAAAGTGTCATTATTTACAAGTTGAAATTTGGTCGTCAATAATTGAGAGTAGTGAACTTTAATATTTGAAATGCTAGTAACATACTGAAGTTTTTGTTAATTTATCTTGTTGCAAATGTTACGTTATCCACAGGGACTGCCTTCCTCCCAGCTTCATTTATCTTGGTGCTGAAAATGCCAGTGAAAATGCTACGTGCATCGACCACATAGGATAAAATAGCAAACTCCATAATGCAATAGACCTATTTCATTTGTAATGCCATAAAGAATGATCCCGTTTCAGGAGTGATACGATAACAAATGAAAATATCGATTTTTTGTAGCACTTACACTTGAAAGGTGCCATACTAAAGGTTGTTACAAAAAAATAAGTGCAATTAATACCAGAAATGGTTGAAATACAAAGAGCTCTTACGTTCATCCTTATCTTCAACTTATAGAGGATATAACTTGAACACTTCTGCCCAGAAACTAAGGGAAGTAGGAAAAAGCAAAGAAAGAGGTAAAGTGGAGGAGAAAGTGAAATCCTTTGTTGAGGTTAAGGTAACTAGTATAGATCTCCAATTGCCACCAACAAATGTGGAATCTCCaagaatatttttttctttacaaTGATGGTATCCGGGCTGCTTGCCCGCACCTCAACTATTCCACCGGTACCTACTACCTTTTAGTCTTCCACCAGCACATAGCACATGTATTGGGTAACTCTGCCCACTGGAATTTCCAAGAATCTTACAAATATCCTTTGGTGATTGCGTcttccaactcttgaaattcccAAGCATCATCTGCTGAGTACTCTCCTGTGAGGTAAAGAGACCACAATTAGTTAAGTACTGGACAACTACTTGCACGAATAAGGATTGGGTTCGGCTTGTGGAATTCAAGACCTAGCTTCAGATAAAAGGCATATAAGGTGTTCTCTGCCGTGTTATTAGGTGCAAGATTCAGGCAACACTCTCTAATACTACAATAGCATTGTCACAAACCCTGACCACAAGCTGCTCACAGCAATCAAAAATTCAACGAAGACCTCTCTTATCTCTTGATGTTCTAGATAAAGGGAACCCTTTGTCACAACTATTTTCAGGTACAAAACAAGACAACCCTAGACTTTCAGTAACTAACAATAAAAACTGAACTTAAAATAACTGTCTCTTACCAATTGAATCTCGTCTTAGAGCTGTCAAGTGAGCGCAACTGCAAGTAAAAATTTCAGCTTGGGTTTGAATCCACTTAGAAGAACATtaagaattaaaaagaaattaagcatCACTAAAACATTTTGTCATTTCTCATCATCTATCACAAAATGTAGAACCTTTTTTAGTATTAAAACGAACATTATCTTTATATAGTACCTGCCAAGAGCTTTCCCGAAGTCTGCACATAGTGATCGGACATAGGTACCTTTTGAGCATCTAACTCGGAAAATGACATTCTGTCTGCCAAttcaaaaaagggaaaaaatagaaaaggagacaAAAAAGAAGTATCTTCAATATGAAACTTTTGGTGAAATAATACCAGCTTTAGTGGAGTGACAACCATTAGCAACCAAAATACTTGCTCATGTCAATGCATGTAAATTATAAGTATATCTGTCGCAAATATCCTAATTCTGCTTCACATGAAAGCATatctgaaagaaagaaaaaaagaacatgTCTGATTTATAGACGTACAAGAATTACTCAGTTTCCTCTAGGAGTAATTGGCTGGAATATAGACATGCTTCACATGAAAGCATATTTGAAATATAGACATGCTTCAGAATCAAGGGGATGCATATCAAGAAGATGCTACCCTTGTGAGGTTCTCATAAAACTTTTGAAGTACTTAATAAATAAATCCACAAACGGGAGGGACGGGAGGAAGTTTGTGCAACTCCAATAAAGCACTCTGCGAGAAATATATTTCTTGCTTTCAATCAGAATGAGTTCTCCACCTCACCCTCAAACAAAACTTGAGTGTACATTTAGCACTAAAGAATTCAATGCAGTATAGAGGGATGGTAAGACACTTAGGAAGCACCCTAGGAATGTTTAGACGCTTTGAGAGAACCTTGGCTAGGGCTTAACTCGTACGCACAGACAATAAACACAGAGAGATGATTTTTCAAGAGTTGAGACATCCATGTGGCACAAGATTAGCACTAGAAGAGTTCAACAAAATAACCTGTCATCTAAACTCCGCTTCACGTCAAATTCGAAAATTGAAATCCTCCTCGGTGAAAGTTCGATGCTTTCCCCTCTTCTTGCTTTCTCATACATCTTTTCACCACCAACCTATCACAAGTAGACGGAGTCTAATAAGTAATAACGCAATACTAAATCCAATTCATGCGTGGTCACCCAAGAGAAATTCTGATGAAGCTGGCAAAAAATGGATGAATTTATTAAAGGAAAGAGAAAATAACAACTCAAACAATTACAGACTACAGAAGTAACAGGTATCTTTTCTGAATCAGCACACTCTTTGATTTAAGCTTATGTTAAATACAAATAGTATCAGCAGCAACTAGGTCATTACAATGACTGAAGATATAGCTGGAGTTGATTCAacatgttttcatttcatgtgaTTGCCAAATTTCATGACTCCTAACAAAATTAGGCAtgttgaaaatactaagaaaaaaTTGTTTAAGAAAGTGTAAATCTGGtatcaataattttattcatccaggGTAAGAAGATGTTGTAATCATtgttataaaaatcaaaatatgcaCAGGATAAATTTATATTCGGCAGAATCAATAATTGGAGGAACTTAAGTGTTGCAACTAAAATTAACATACTTTGATTGCTGAGAACATCGGAGGGACTTGCCATATCTCTCCATAAAAGGACGCTGCTGTTTTCTTTATGTCCTCATCCTTGATATGCTCCCACGGCTCTCGCTGAATAACCTGGATATTACAAAATCCA
Proteins encoded in this window:
- the LOC107788492 gene encoding uncharacterized protein LOC107788492 isoform X1, translating into MGTPMKRSPISRRRNETMRLFVTTFIGVVFGFFLGVTFPTISLTKLPLPTNLFQSIDLTIEDKYSGLSTQALLNVLNSLKGRGGSSHKNNDPKQIWVPSNPRGAKRLPPGIVASESDLYTRRLWGLPSEDLIIKPRYLVTFTVGLKQKSNIDAAVKKFSENFTIMLFHYDGQTSEWDDLEWSKRAIHVSTPKQTKWWYAKRFLHPDIVAPYDYIFIWDEDLGLENFNAEEYIKLVAKHGLDISQPGLAPNSGLTWQMTKGRNDTEIHKETEERPGWCADPHLPPCAAFIEIMAPVFSREAWRCVWHMIQNDLVHGWGLDFALRRCVEPAHEKIGVVDAQWVVHQTVPSLGSQGKSENGKAPWEGVRERCRREWTMFQDRMATAEMAYYKAMGIDPPNSTTT
- the LOC107788492 gene encoding uncharacterized protein LOC107788492 isoform X3, producing MRLFVTTFIGVVFGFFLGVTFPTISLTKLPLPTNLFQSIDLTIEDKYSGLSTQALLNVLNSLKGRGGSSHKNNDPKQIWVPSNPRGAKRLPPGIVASESDLYTRRLWGLPSEDLIIKPRYLVTFTVGLKQKSNIDAAVKKFSENFTIMLFHYDGQTSEWDDLEWSKRAIHVSTPKQTKWWYAKRFLHPDIVAPYDYIFIWDEDLGLENFNAEEYIKLVAKHGLDISQPGLAPNSGLTWQMTKGRNDTEIHKETEERPGWCADPHLPPCAAFIEIMAPVFSREAWRCVWHMIQNDLVHGWGLDFALRRCVEPAHEKIGVVDAQWVVHQTVPSLGSQGKSENGKAPWEGVRERCRREWTMFQDRMATAEMAYYKAMGIDPPNSTTT
- the LOC107788492 gene encoding uncharacterized protein LOC107788492 isoform X4, whose product is MRLFVTTFIGVVFGFFLGVTFPTISLTKLPLPTNLFQSIDLTIEDKYSGLSTQALLNVLNSLKGRGGSSHKNNDPKIWVPSNPRGAKRLPPGIVASESDLYTRRLWGLPSEDLIIKPRYLVTFTVGLKQKSNIDAAVKKFSENFTIMLFHYDGQTSEWDDLEWSKRAIHVSTPKQTKWWYAKRFLHPDIVAPYDYIFIWDEDLGLENFNAEEYIKLVAKHGLDISQPGLAPNSGLTWQMTKGRNDTEIHKETEERPGWCADPHLPPCAAFIEIMAPVFSREAWRCVWHMIQNDLVHGWGLDFALRRCVEPAHEKIGVVDAQWVVHQTVPSLGSQGKSENGKAPWEGVRERCRREWTMFQDRMATAEMAYYKAMGIDPPNSTTT
- the LOC107788492 gene encoding uncharacterized protein LOC107788492 isoform X2 codes for the protein MGTPMKRSPISRRRNETMRLFVTTFIGVVFGFFLGVTFPTISLTKLPLPTNLFQSIDLTIEDKYSGLSTQALLNVLNSLKGRGGSSHKNNDPKIWVPSNPRGAKRLPPGIVASESDLYTRRLWGLPSEDLIIKPRYLVTFTVGLKQKSNIDAAVKKFSENFTIMLFHYDGQTSEWDDLEWSKRAIHVSTPKQTKWWYAKRFLHPDIVAPYDYIFIWDEDLGLENFNAEEYIKLVAKHGLDISQPGLAPNSGLTWQMTKGRNDTEIHKETEERPGWCADPHLPPCAAFIEIMAPVFSREAWRCVWHMIQNDLVHGWGLDFALRRCVEPAHEKIGVVDAQWVVHQTVPSLGSQGKSENGKAPWEGVRERCRREWTMFQDRMATAEMAYYKAMGIDPPNSTTT